From the genome of Bactrocera oleae isolate idBacOlea1 chromosome 2, idBacOlea1, whole genome shotgun sequence, one region includes:
- the LOC106622676 gene encoding sodium/potassium-transporting ATPase subunit beta-1 codes for MFEKSGTYVLVKQFRRENAENALAPISESTERVSSVKKPSPQRPKKPAKENKKNREETVRNEDVRSHYKTISNTPFIRGVIYWIETILYYLIFYAGLFILFYICFTIYKLTLPEDAPRVSKLQPSLVYYPNYESYYLNRISWNAYEEKDIELIVSNINSFLEKFGTRRKFGKCSANNYYGYKSRNPCVFLKVNRIAGFHVDAIENGRELQRRERVLKKVIDSLPADKRKGRLWISCKSNSWVNIEYFPQSRSIPMEQINTQQSVNKINNGSSYSQGDYDQIVTIQIINVPQDQLFNVNCKMFAKNIENDDNENPWIGGVSFDMILLTD; via the coding sequence ATGTTTGAGAAATCTGGAACATATGTGCTCGTTAAACAGTTTCGACGCGAAAATGCTGAAAACGCCTTAGCTCCGATAAGTGAGTCAACAGAAAGAGTCAGCAGCGTTAAGAAACCATCTCCTCAGCGTCCCAAGAAACCTGCAaaggaaaacaagaaaaacaggGAAGAAACAGTAAGGAACGAAGATGTGCGATCGCATTATAAAACAATCAGTAATACACCGTTTATAAGAGGAGTGATCTATTGGATAGAAACTATATTGtactatttgatattttatgcGGGATTATTCATCTTATTTTACATTTGCTTTACGATATATAAACTAACGTTGCCAGAGGATGCTCCGCGAGTATCCAAACTGCAGCCTTCCTTAGTTTACTACCCCAACTATGAATCCTATTATCTTAACCGTATATCTTGGAATGCTTACGAGGAGAAAGACATCGAACTTATTGTAAGCaatataaatagttttctaGAAAAATTTGGTACGCGTCGCAAGTTCGGTAAATGCAGTGCGAACAATTATTATGGTTACAAGAGTCGTAACCCGTGTGTATTCCTGAAAGTTAACCGAATCGCGGGCTTTCATGTTGATGCCATTGAAAATGGCCGAGAATTGCAAAGGAGAGAACGCGTTTTAAAGAAAGTCATTGACAGTCTTCCAGCAGATAAACGTAAGGGACGTCTATGGATATCATGCAAATCGAATTCTTGGGTAAATATCGAATATTTTCCGCAATCGCGTTCAATACCCATGGAGCAAATCAACACCCAGCAATCCGTTAACAAGATTAATAATGGTTCGTCTTATTCTCAAGGTGATTATGATCAGATTGTAACGatacaaattataaatgtaCCACAAGACCAGCTTTTCAACGTTAATTGCAAGATGTTTGCGAAAAATATTGAGAATGATGACAACGAAAATCCTTGGATAGGTGGTGTCAGTTTCGACATGATTTTATTAACAGATTAG